The proteins below are encoded in one region of Streptomyces puniciscabiei:
- a CDS encoding phosphatase PAP2 family protein, producing MVALGFLVTLEFAARRYGLPGPITNQAREVICPPKSGFLLYASMALMMVVLTWRQRLVAAATAIGIDVAFLLGRWALGVKITEGHPFGNGALWVVLGYAVIAVTRRRGRERVLLLKGVGLGLLLVTGRKAGDAWLLITSKTRTAVFDQYVATADRALGNPSWLAGRMVRATDPIGGLVLDFVYIQLAVAAVVVAAYQLRNVAVERRFPSHHLVRTFLVIGLLGPAVYMIFPVVGPVFAYGAEGGHWAVAHAWPDTPPPIGAPYRIPFDEITPRNCMPSLHTAWATAIFLHSRRGPRILRYAGAFWLVATLGATLGFGYHYGMDLIAGAVFALTIEAALRSHERGWDRSGIQLVAHGTTVFAVLLVSYRYLPVEMARHPWVFGPLLLLAMASVAHGYARTTKLWEPVAVPVPRAEPQPEPV from the coding sequence GTGGTGGCCCTCGGGTTCCTCGTCACGCTGGAGTTCGCAGCCCGTCGCTACGGCCTCCCGGGGCCGATCACCAACCAGGCGCGAGAGGTGATATGCCCGCCCAAGTCGGGTTTTCTGCTGTACGCCAGCATGGCGTTGATGATGGTGGTGCTCACCTGGCGGCAACGGCTTGTCGCGGCCGCCACGGCGATCGGCATTGACGTCGCCTTTTTGCTGGGGCGCTGGGCGCTCGGGGTGAAGATCACCGAGGGCCACCCCTTCGGCAACGGCGCGTTGTGGGTGGTCCTGGGCTACGCCGTCATCGCAGTCACGCGCCGAAGAGGGCGGGAACGTGTTCTGCTGCTGAAGGGCGTCGGACTGGGCCTGCTGCTCGTGACCGGCCGCAAGGCGGGCGACGCCTGGCTGCTGATCACGTCGAAGACCCGCACGGCGGTGTTCGATCAGTACGTGGCGACCGCCGATCGCGCGCTGGGCAACCCGTCGTGGCTGGCAGGCCGGATGGTCAGGGCGACCGATCCCATCGGCGGCCTCGTTCTCGACTTCGTCTACATTCAGCTCGCGGTGGCCGCAGTCGTCGTCGCGGCGTACCAGCTGCGCAACGTGGCGGTCGAGCGCCGGTTTCCGAGCCACCATCTGGTGCGCACTTTTCTGGTCATCGGCCTGCTCGGACCTGCCGTCTACATGATCTTCCCGGTGGTCGGACCGGTCTTCGCGTACGGTGCCGAGGGCGGGCACTGGGCGGTGGCCCATGCATGGCCCGACACGCCGCCGCCGATCGGCGCCCCGTACCGGATTCCGTTCGACGAGATCACCCCGCGCAACTGCATGCCCAGCCTGCACACGGCGTGGGCCACCGCGATATTCCTGCACTCCCGCAGGGGCCCAAGGATTCTGCGATACGCAGGCGCGTTCTGGCTGGTCGCCACGCTCGGCGCAACGCTGGGATTCGGCTACCACTACGGCATGGATCTCATCGCCGGCGCGGTGTTCGCGCTCACGATCGAGGCGGCTCTGCGCTCGCACGAACGCGGCTGGGACCGGTCGGGAATCCAGCTGGTCGCTCATGGCACGACGGTCTTCGCCGTGCTCTTGGTGTCGTACCGGTATCTGCCGGTGGAGATGGCCCGACATCCGTGGGTGTTCGGACCGCTTCTCCTTCTGGCGATGGCCTCGGTGGCCCACGGCTACGCGCGGACCACAAAACTGTGGGAGCCGGTTGCTGTGCCCGTGCCGCGGGCGGAACCGCAACCCGAACCTGTGTGA
- a CDS encoding DUF6131 family protein: MIALGVILLIVGFVTGISILWTIGIILLVVGAVLWILGSMGHAVAGRRHYW, encoded by the coding sequence ATGATCGCCCTGGGTGTCATACTCCTCATCGTCGGTTTCGTCACCGGGATTTCCATCCTGTGGACCATCGGCATCATCCTCTTGGTCGTAGGCGCGGTGCTGTGGATCCTGGGTTCCATGGGGCACGCGGTCGCCGGCCGACGCCACTACTGGTAG
- a CDS encoding MarR family winged helix-turn-helix transcriptional regulator: MVGTRTRPSLLYMVKQVELVVRSHLDELVRPAGITALQYTALTVLERHDGLSAAQLARDSFVTAQSMADLVRSLEARGLVRRERNPRNRRELLILLTDTGRELLDRFAGPVRDLEERMIHDLTPHQADQFRQALSKAWHALS; encoded by the coding sequence ATGGTCGGTACACGGACACGCCCGTCGTTGCTCTACATGGTCAAGCAGGTCGAACTCGTCGTGCGCTCGCACCTGGACGAGCTGGTCAGGCCCGCGGGGATCACGGCTCTGCAGTACACCGCCCTCACCGTGCTGGAGCGGCATGACGGACTGTCGGCGGCCCAGCTCGCCCGGGACTCGTTCGTCACGGCACAGTCCATGGCCGATCTCGTACGGTCGCTGGAGGCCCGGGGGCTCGTGCGGCGCGAGCGCAACCCTCGCAACCGCCGGGAACTGCTGATCCTGCTGACCGACACCGGGCGCGAACTGCTCGACCGGTTCGCGGGTCCGGTGCGGGACCTGGAGGAACGGATGATCCACGACCTCACACCGCACCAGGCCGACCAGTTCCGTCAGGCGTTGTCGAAGGCGTGGCACGCCCTGTCGTAG